In the Leishmania panamensis strain MHOM/PA/94/PSC-1 chromosome 30 sequence genome, one interval contains:
- a CDS encoding hypothetical protein (TriTrypDB/GeneDB-style sysID: LpmP.30.3300): MQRLVLSRRNLKGCSDMSAIVVTEVFVGGTGTQPKAEVFAQDCVTQVVLVKEEVVYMRLKAMNTSAAPTQLSSPPPPPHQTGESSTACGGIVACSNPPTTPPTAAAPLFPKEAAPSKDGSESTTVTHSALKTTVLPPAAVKQATTQKSTSDGTAAAAVPSTVEPLVPKAEAPTHRLGWGPEAYGLLPDKHMSAPGKRPRTVQPEPSTTTAQTEKWSKTELSTITVATTRMRDGEELLGKQALEAKRLGWGPEASKHFADNYVSSPDKIARLQRAQRQAVKTSEKSAAPAPTARLTKPVLKAPVSRALQFPMANAEESRTTVGHTVDDAISVDETSPTVELPKGWGRESLKFFDPNTYCDDPTKARLLPNTDYSRSRRHRRPSTL; this comes from the coding sequence atgcagcgcctcgtGTTGTCACGGCGCAACCTGAAGGGCTGCAGCGACATGTCTGCAATTGTGGTCACGGAGGTGTTCGTCGGCGGTACCGGTACGCAGCCTAAGGCGGAAGTCTTCGCGCAGGATTGCGTGACGCAGGTTGTTTTGGTAAAGGAAGAGGTTGTGTACATGAGGCTGAAGGCAATGAATACGTCcgcagcaccgacacagctttcctctccgcctccaccgccgcatcAGACAGGCGAGTCGTCAACGGCCTGCGGTGGCATCGTCGCTTGCAGCAatccccccaccacaccacccaccgccgctgctccgtTGTTCCCAAAGGAGGCTGCCCCATCAAAAGACGGGAGCGAGTCCACGACCGTAACGCACTCTGCACTGAAGACGACTGTGCTGCCGCCCGCAGCAGTGAAGCAGGCAACGACTCAGAAGTCGACGAGCGACGGAacggccgctgcagcggtaccGTCGACGGTGGAGCCACTGGTGCCGAAGGCTGAGGCGCCGACGCATCGACTGGGCTGGGGCCCCGAAGCGTACGGGCTGCTTCCTGACAAGCACATGTCAGCTCCTGGCAAGCGTCCGCGGACAGTGCAACCCGAGCCAAGTACAACGACGGCGCAGACAGAGAAGTGGAGCAAGACGGAGTTGAGCACCATTACTGTCGCTACTACTAGGATGAGAGATGGGGAGGAGTTGTTAGGAAAACAGGCTCTGGAGGCCAAGCGCCTAGGGTGGGGCCCCGAGGCGTCCAAGCACTTTGCAGACAACTACGTTAGCTCCCCAGATAAGATTGCACGTCTCCAGCGTGCGCAGAGGCAGGCTGTGAAAACGTCTGAGAAGAGTGCCGCTCCTGCACCGACTGCGAGGCTGACAAAGCCTGTGCTCAAGGCACCGGTGTCCCGCGCCCTTCAATTCCCGATGGCTAACGCCGAGGAGAGCCGTACCACAGTGGGCCACACCGTGGACGATGCCATCAGTGTTGACGAAACCTCGCCAACGGTGGAGCTTCcgaaggggtggggaagggagtCGCTCAAGTTCTTTGACCCGAACACGTACTGCGACGACCCAACAAAGGCACGTCTGCTGCCGAATACGGACTACTCGCGTtcgcgtcgccaccgccgaccaTCCACCCTCTAG
- a CDS encoding 60S ribosomal protein L9, putative (TriTrypDB/GeneDB-style sysID: LpmP.30.3310), with product MVKIKSFSTLEIPEGVTVEVRGRKVTVTGKRGTLTKDLSHLQLDFRVDKKNRTFTAIRWFGSKIPIACLNTTKTHVQNMITGVTKGYRFKVRCAYAHFPINVSLDGPNIEVRNFLGEKRVRRQTVPSTVKVSQTDPSKVKDEIVFDGNDLEQVSREAAVLHQMCLVRKKDIRKFLDGIYVQTKTNVEAVE from the coding sequence ATGGTCAAGATCAAGAGCTTCTCCACCCTGGAAATCCCTGAGGGTGTGACCGTCGAGGTGCGGGGCCGCAAGGTCACTGTCACAGGTAAGCGCGGCACCCTCACGAAGGACCTGtcgcacctgcagctggaCTTCCGCGTGGACAAGAAGAACCGCACCTTCACGGCGATCCGCTGGTTCGGCTCCAAGATCCCGATCGCGTGTCTGAACACCACCAAAACACACGTGCAGAACATGATCACTGGCGTGACGAAGGGCTACCGCTTCaaggtgcgctgcgcctACGCTCACTTTCCAATCAACGTCTCTCTGGATGGCCCGAACATCGAGGTCCGCAACTTCCTCGGTGAGAAGCGCGTACGCCGCCAGACGGTGCCCAGCACTGTGAAGGTGAGCCAGACCGATCCGTCCAAGGTCAAGGATGAGATTGTCTTTGATGGCAACGACCTGGAGCAGGTGTCCCGCGAGgccgccgtgctgcaccAGATGTGCCtggtgaggaagaaggaTATCCGCAAGTTCCTTGACGGTATCTACGTCCAGACCAAGACCAACGTCGAGGCTGTTGAATAG
- a CDS encoding hypothetical protein (TriTrypDB/GeneDB-style sysID: LpmP.30.3320) → MWCSPVRCMSMWDSPVFEHNPLTRYWKKMMDRTGTTLSSQSIPRHIHGYLEGSNARTESHIRWFPYKQEMTVEGRYVPTFKDIIYTHYFPKEFNDDERVKYISIKTSRSELEVADEIFLMRKMKLFTAQLLRNKLRNRPLRMPQGVDYSGIERRYTLGISKVAQAMGMSMYSTNSYDPVLMYSPYLDMGDCVDLILTKQLRTSLQYLFCEIAVHRGIHRARLPHVKGEPKEPLHQIEPCLYQFIKLRLAVLSLIAKQEQYVVDHCFDGNHRYGGCLIHLFPSPLEPDIIDHHVEHIELDLELAQTWMKHYYDHYIAPRRNA, encoded by the coding sequence ATGTGGTGCAGCCCCGTACGATGCATGTCCATGTGGGACAGCCCGGTGTTTGAGCACAACCCCCTCACTCGCTACTGGAAGAAGATGATGGACCGCACCGGCACCACTCTGTCCTCACAGAGCATCCCGCGCCACATCCACGGTTACCTGGAAGGTTCGAACGCACGGACGGAGAGTCACATACGATGGTTTCCGTACAAGCAGGAGATGACGGTAGAAGGCCGGTACGTGCCGACCTTTAAGGATATCATATACACTCACTACTTCCCGAAGGAATTCAACGATGATGAGCGGGTGAAGTACATTTCGATCAAGACGAGCCGGTCCGAGCTGGAAGTGGCGGACGAGATCTTTCTGATGCGCAAGATGAAGCTGTTcaccgcgcagctgctgcgtaaCAAACTGCGCAACCGCCCTCTGCGGATGCCACAAGGTGTCGACTACAGTGGGATTGAGCGGCGCTACACCCTTGGGATCTCGAAGGTTGCGCAGGCGATGGGGATGAGCATGTATAGCACCAACTCCTACGATCCTGTGCTTATGTACTCGCCCTACCTTGACATGGGGGACTGCGTGGACCTCATCTTGACGAAGCAGCTTCGAACTTCGCTGCAGTACCTGTTCTGCGAGATTGCTGTCCATCGTGGCATTCATCGAGCGCGTCTGCCTCACGTGAAAGGCGAGCCCAAGGAGCCCTTGCACCAAATCGAGCCCTGCCTCTACCAGTTCATCAAGCTGCGACTGGCAGTGCTCTCGCTTATCGCCAAGCAGGAGCAGTACGTCGTGGATCATTGCTTCGACGGCAACCACCGCTATGGCGGCTGCCTCAtccacctctttccttccccacTAGAACCCGACATCATTGACCACCACGTCGAACATATCGAGCTCGATCTCGAGCTAGCGCAGACCTGGATGAAGCACTACTACGACCACTACATCGCACCTCGGCGGAACGCATAG